One Kitasatospora sp. NBC_01287 DNA window includes the following coding sequences:
- a CDS encoding XdhC family protein — MQDIAEQLQAWHAAGRSFAVATVVGVSGSAPRDPGAALAVDADGEAVGSVSGGCVEGAVYELCREAIESGQPVLERFGYSDEDAFAVGLTCGGILDVFVQPIVPGADAGLDAGITYIASGTPVALVRVIEGPTALLGATVAVTADTHHGALSPAGPSTTGALERSAVAEARALLDAGKTAKVTLALDGRPCTPMVSAGMPAGTAASTVTFFVESYVPKPRMLVFGAIDFAAAVVRIGKFLGYRVTVCDARPVFATRRRFPEADEVVVDWPHRYLDAQLAAPERNAGIDGRTVLCVLTHDAKFDIPLLERALRLPVGFVGAMGSRKTHLDRNAKLREVGLTEAEIARLRSPIGLDLGARTPEETAVAVAAEIVASRRGGGCLPLSAGAGPIHHDLERAGGKPAKGRRVA; from the coding sequence ATGCAGGACATCGCCGAGCAGTTGCAGGCCTGGCACGCCGCCGGGCGGTCCTTCGCCGTGGCCACGGTGGTCGGCGTCTCGGGCAGCGCCCCGCGCGACCCCGGCGCGGCGCTGGCCGTGGACGCGGACGGCGAGGCCGTCGGCAGCGTCTCGGGCGGCTGCGTCGAGGGCGCGGTCTACGAGCTGTGCCGGGAGGCGATCGAGTCCGGGCAGCCGGTGCTGGAGCGCTTCGGCTACAGCGACGAGGACGCCTTCGCGGTCGGCCTGACCTGTGGCGGCATCCTGGACGTCTTCGTCCAGCCGATCGTCCCCGGCGCGGACGCCGGACTGGACGCGGGCATCACCTACATCGCCTCCGGCACCCCGGTCGCGCTGGTCCGGGTGATCGAGGGCCCGACCGCGCTGCTCGGCGCCACCGTCGCGGTGACCGCCGACACCCACCACGGCGCCCTCTCCCCCGCCGGCCCCTCGACCACCGGCGCGCTGGAGCGCTCGGCCGTCGCCGAGGCGCGCGCGCTGCTGGACGCGGGGAAGACCGCCAAGGTCACCCTGGCGCTGGACGGCCGCCCCTGCACTCCGATGGTCTCGGCGGGCATGCCCGCGGGGACGGCCGCGAGCACCGTCACCTTCTTCGTCGAGTCCTACGTCCCCAAGCCGCGGATGCTGGTCTTCGGCGCGATCGACTTCGCCGCCGCCGTGGTGCGGATCGGCAAGTTCCTCGGCTACCGGGTGACCGTCTGCGACGCCCGGCCGGTCTTCGCCACAAGGCGCCGCTTCCCGGAGGCAGACGAGGTGGTGGTCGACTGGCCGCACCGCTACCTGGACGCCCAACTGGCCGCGCCCGAGCGGAACGCGGGCATCGACGGCCGCACCGTGCTCTGCGTGCTGACCCACGACGCCAAGTTCGACATCCCGCTGCTGGAACGGGCGTTGCGGCTGCCGGTCGGCTTCGTCGGCGCGATGGGCTCGCGCAAGACCCACCTGGACCGCAACGCCAAGCTGCGCGAGGTCGGCCTGACCGAGGCGGAGATCGCCCGGCTGCGCTCGCCGATCGGCCTGGACCTGGGGGCCCGCACCCCCGAGGAGACCGCCGTCGCGGTCGCCGCCGAGATCGTCGCCAGCCGCCGCGGCGGCGGCTGCCTGCCGCTGTCGGCGGGCGCGGGCCCGATCCACCACGACCTGGAGCGGGCCGGCGGCAAGCCCGCCAAGGGCCGCCGGGTCGCCTGA
- a CDS encoding RNA polymerase sigma factor, producing the protein MRAAQNGDEEAFRLVFRIVQPMLLRYLRVMVGGDGSGAGDAEDIASEAWLQIARDLHTFHGDGDGFRGWAATIARHRALDHLRARRRRPTADLPVEELLDLPAPEDTEGSVLTALGTREALDLIAGLPRDQAEAVLLRVVLQLDAESAAQVLGKRAGSVRMAAHRGLRRLAKLLDSPGAVPTQRGPSKRLKKNLAEGVTQPGASTLKDMR; encoded by the coding sequence GTGCGAGCCGCGCAGAACGGCGACGAAGAGGCGTTCCGGCTGGTCTTCCGCATCGTGCAGCCGATGCTGCTGCGCTACCTGCGGGTCATGGTGGGCGGCGACGGCAGCGGCGCCGGGGACGCCGAGGACATCGCCTCGGAGGCCTGGCTGCAGATCGCCCGGGACCTGCACACCTTCCACGGCGACGGCGACGGCTTCCGGGGCTGGGCCGCCACCATCGCCCGGCACCGCGCGCTGGACCACCTGCGGGCCCGGCGGCGGCGGCCCACCGCCGACCTGCCGGTCGAGGAACTGCTCGACCTGCCCGCCCCGGAGGACACCGAGGGCAGCGTGCTGACCGCCCTCGGGACCCGGGAGGCGCTGGACCTGATCGCCGGGCTGCCCCGGGACCAGGCCGAGGCGGTGCTGCTGCGCGTGGTGCTGCAACTGGACGCGGAGAGCGCGGCCCAGGTGCTCGGCAAGCGGGCCGGCAGCGTCCGGATGGCCGCCCACCGGGGCCTGCGCCGGCTGGCCAAACTGCTCGACTCGCCCGGCGCCGTCCCCACTCAGCGCGGCCCGTCGAAACGGCTCAAGAAAAATCTCGCCGAAGGTGTGACACAACCCGGAGCCTCGACGCTGAAGGACATGAGATGA